The following coding sequences are from one Sphaeramia orbicularis chromosome 11, fSphaOr1.1, whole genome shotgun sequence window:
- the chtopa gene encoding chromatin target of PRMT1a, producing the protein MSAASSQKVVLKSTTKVSLNERFTNMLKNKQPTAVSIRATMQQQHLASARNRRLAQQMENRPSVQAALNHKQSLKQRLGKSNIQARLGRPIGALMRGGPSGGRGGMRGMTRGGLRGRSRGGVMRGALSLRGKRMPPGGPMRGRGSAGRVMMRRGGRHRGGATGRGGALSRGAARGGMARGRGGLRGRGFAARGGRGRGRGRGVGRPAVTREQLDNQLDAYMSKTKGHLDAELDAYMAQADPDSME; encoded by the exons CTTCACTAACATGCTGAAGAACAAGCAACCCACTGCGGTAAGCATTCGAGCCACCATGCAACAGCAACATTTGGCCAGTGCCCGCAATCGGCGCCTGGCCCAACAGATGGAGAACCGGCCGTCAGTGCAGGCTGCTCTCAATCACAAACAG AGCCTGAAGCAGCGCCTAGGAAAGAGCAACATCCAAGCCAGGCTGGGCCGGCCCATAGGAGCTCTGATGCGAGGAGGACCatctggaggaagaggaggcatgAGGGGGATGACGAGGGGAGGCCTGAGAGGACGATCCAGAGGAGGAGTGATGAGAGGAGCGCTTTCCCTCAGAG GGAAACGCATGCCTCCAGGTGGGCCCATGCGTGGCCGAGGCTCCGCTGGCCGTGTGATGATGCGTAGAGGAGGCCGTCACAGGGGAGGAGCAACGGGTCGAGGAGGCGCTCTGTCACGGGGAGCAGCACGGGGAGGAATGGCCAGAG GTCGCGGGGGTTTGCGTGGACGTGGTTTTGCTGCCCGTGGTGGTCGCGGCCGTGGGCGGGGCCGGGGTGTCGGGCGACCTGCGGTGACCCGTGAACAACTGGACAACCAATTAGATGCGTACATGTCAAAGACCAAAGGTCACTTGGACGCTGAACTGGACGCCTACATGGCCCAGGCCGACCCCGACAGCATGGAGTGA